TTTACAAAAGCGAGGATACAATATGCATTCCATGACTAGATTTATGGCCTTGCTTTCTAGTTTCTAGTAACTTTCTTGTTTAgctggatttttttttttgcgaaACTTACAGCTGACATTGCAACAATTAGTGTTTTCAAGAttcatataatattaataggTAATGAAAATACTAATAGTGATAGCAACAGTAGACTAGAGAGCGAGGAAGTAAACACAATCTACCACCACTCTTTGCTTATATTGCAATTAAGCATGCATTAATTAAGACTTAAGAGAAAAGGGGACCAAGTTTATGATTTGTAAATAGGTAAAGAAAAGAGTAAAGAGGTTGAGGCCTGTCTTTATGTTTGAAAGGTTGGCAAAGGGGAACTTAGATGGTTGCATTAATGTGTGTTGGTGACCCACAATTAAGCATCTGTCTACACTATCCACATCTCACAAACCTTGTGTCTCATTACTATCCTTTTCAAGTTTGAACTTTGAACTCTCACTGCTCAGTACACACCTTTCTTTACCTGGAAATAGATCCTCTCCAGTTTTTTTAACACTTGACAAAATCGAATGTGATTTCacacttttaattttataaatgagaccaaaaataaataagaaaaagaataataaatgGTTAGATTAAACATTGCACaccattcaatttttttcactGGAGAGGATCTACTCCGAGCCTTTGCATAACTTAACTGCCACatgcctctctctctctctcctcgtCATCATCATCTTTCATCAAACATCAAACGTATTAAAAGAGTGCTTTCTCGGTTTCCCTGAAAGTACCCTTGTCCAAAACAACTTCCTTTTAAAATTCGAAACagagcaaaaaagaaaagaaagaaggtTCTCTTGATAAGTTATTGTTATTCCTCTCTTGTCTCATTCTGCTCCCACAGCAAAGCAAATGAGCCTCCTTGTTCTGTTTCTTCATGCTGCTCTTGCTCACACTTCTGCAAATGCACAACCTCCAGGTACTGCCCTATAAAATCAAATCCTTCATTTCGCTTCCTTCTACCTCTCTCTGCTTGCTTGCATTGGTTTCACAACACTACAAAAGTTTTCAAATTGAAaccttaaataattaaaaatatactgCTTGTATTTTCTTCTGAAACAGGAGTTAAGGTTAGAATGGTGCACCACCAGAATTTGAATAAGAGGATTCAAATATCACTAATTGTTTGTTCTGCGCTTCTCCTTGGAATCTTCCTACTTGTATTGTATCTCTGGTTTCGTCGCCATAGAAGCTTAACAAGCTCCAGCAGTAAAAGCCAAGGAAACATGGGTATTACTACCGTCTGCCTTTATAGACAAACTTCCTATCATGGTCTTGCCTTTGGTTAGATCTCTGAttcattctttttatttatttgttgagTGTGTAGAGGCTGAAAAAGGGGAAACCTTAAACCCTGTCAATGCTAAACTTAACTACTCAAGGATGGCAGATAAGAAGAGTTCAGTTGCTATTTTTGACTTTCAATTATTAGAGGCCGCAACAAACAGCTTTAGCAACAGCAATGTTATGGCAGAGAGTGGTTCTAGAATTGTTTACAGAGCTCATCTTGATGAGAATTTCCATGCAGCTGTTAAGAAAGCAGATAGTGATGCTGATAGAGAATTTGAGGTGATGGTCCTctattactattaaaaatttgaagatATCCATATCAATATTTAATATCTAGGTTTGCTACACTCGTTTGCCTTTGATGGTTACATCATACTGCAGAATGAAGTGAGTTGGCTGAGCAAGATTCGGCATCAAAATATCATAAAACTCATGGGCTATTGTATTCATGGTGAATCAAGATTTCTTGTTTATGAATTGATGGAGAATGGATCATTGGAAACTCAATTGCATGGTACATTAATTTCATTTCTTTCATCTTGATTCAGAagaaatacataaaaattatcTATACTTGGGAACTGAAGCATCTTATATTGTTTGTTTATACTAACAATAATTCTAGGGCCTAATTGTGGATCATCTTTAACTTGGTATCTCCGTTTAAGAATTGCAGTTGATGTTGCAAGGTGATTTCGTCACGCTTATTCTATCAAAAATTGCTAATAAAGTATTTCTTGTCTTGTATATACTATAATGATTAATGACTGATGCATATTTGACTTTGTTAGAGCATTAGAATATCTTCACGAACACTCCAATCCCCCTGTGGTTCATAGAGATATAAAGTCTTCCAAT
The Arachis stenosperma cultivar V10309 chromosome 7, arast.V10309.gnm1.PFL2, whole genome shotgun sequence genome window above contains:
- the LOC130941850 gene encoding probable receptor-like protein kinase At1g80640, with translation MSLLVLFLHAALAHTSANAQPPGVKVRMVHHQNLNKRIQISLIVCSALLLGIFLLVLYLWFRRHRSLTSSSSKSQGNMEAEKGETLNPVNAKLNYSRMADKKSSVAIFDFQLLEAATNSFSNSNVMAESGSRIVYRAHLDENFHAAVKKADSDADREFENEVSWLSKIRHQNIIKLMGYCIHGESRFLVYELMENGSLETQLHGPNCGSSLTWYLRLRIAVDVARALEYLHEHSNPPVVHRDIKSSNVLLDSNFNAKLTDFGLAISSGVQHKNMKMSGTLGYVAPEYISHGKLTDKSDVYAFGVVLLELLTGKKPMENMSSDQYQSLVSWAMPQLTDRLKLPSIVDPVIKDTMDLKHLYQVAAVAVLCVQAEPSYRPLITDVLHSLIPLVHNQLKVGASLTDIEPVRSE